The following proteins come from a genomic window of Methanothermobacter thermautotrophicus:
- a CDS encoding DEAD/DEAH box helicase, giving the protein MVKRVLERFRKDWRFRDAIEHVETIPGREARYSDPDDLPDNIRDYLDTHGIRLYRHQREALEAVREGGNILITTPTASGKTLAFNLPIMETLTLNPEATALYIYPAKALSRDQLRVLEEMESCLGLQLNPSTYDGDTPRDRRPWIRENSRVILTNPHQLHRILPWHHQWRRFYGNLRYVVIDEAHQYRGVFGSNVALLLRRLRRICSYYGSDPQFILASATLANPAEFSRKLTGLDFRVISDDTSPSGPKHFVLYNPYMKRGDPSAHLETSAILTYLVLRGVQTLCFTVSRKMAELVTRWTRQQLDRENRKLVDRVTSYRAGYLAEQRRRIEADLKEGRLLGVTATNALELGIDIGSLDAVIISGYPGTMISTWQQAGRAGRNLKDSMVVLVAFENPLDQYIMKNPSFIFERAHENAIIDLQNRLILRNQTACAASELPLTLDDFLEYDFSVGVAGEMLADGELELSSDGLTCSGDPQFRHGLVDVSQDTFTVICEGRVLETMSRSQAYREAHEGAVLMNHGNTYTVRDFDLEARRITVERRDVEYHTSVLRDSELRVMGKLRRRRLGDLEVNFGEVEVTEHYTGYRVMVYSRVLGRGELDLPPLRFRTRALWFTIPESLKDEVEDRYGDDAFDGGIHGAEHALISLFPLHVLCDRSDIGGISTPMHPDTQEATIFIYDGFEGGIGLAEKGVEVFGDLLASTLELVSSCSCTDGCPSCIYSPRCGNENSPLHRDATVMILERLMELTSGEVREAREVDGDVLAEVEELCSEGKLLDAKLRLHEILERDPGNPGACYLMGAILRRQGEVEMAAYFHERAVNGS; this is encoded by the coding sequence ATGGTTAAAAGGGTTCTTGAGAGGTTCAGGAAGGACTGGCGGTTCAGGGACGCCATAGAACACGTGGAGACCATCCCGGGCCGTGAAGCCAGGTACTCTGACCCGGATGACCTCCCGGATAACATCAGGGACTACCTGGATACACATGGTATAAGGCTCTACCGCCACCAGAGGGAGGCCCTCGAAGCCGTAAGGGAGGGCGGTAACATCCTCATAACAACCCCCACGGCTTCAGGGAAGACACTGGCCTTCAACCTCCCCATCATGGAGACCCTCACCCTCAACCCTGAGGCAACGGCCCTCTACATTTACCCTGCCAAGGCCCTCTCAAGGGACCAGCTCCGGGTCCTGGAGGAGATGGAGTCATGCCTAGGACTCCAGTTGAACCCCTCAACCTATGATGGTGACACTCCCAGGGACAGGAGGCCCTGGATAAGGGAGAACTCCAGGGTGATACTGACCAACCCCCACCAGCTGCACAGGATACTCCCCTGGCACCACCAGTGGAGGCGATTCTACGGTAACCTGCGCTACGTGGTTATCGACGAGGCCCACCAGTACAGGGGGGTCTTCGGCTCCAACGTTGCCCTCCTCCTGAGGAGGCTGCGGAGGATCTGCAGTTACTACGGCTCAGACCCCCAGTTCATCCTTGCAAGCGCAACCCTGGCCAACCCTGCCGAGTTTTCACGTAAACTTACAGGCCTCGACTTCAGGGTGATCTCAGATGACACATCACCCTCAGGGCCGAAGCACTTCGTCCTCTACAACCCCTACATGAAGAGGGGTGATCCATCTGCGCACCTCGAAACATCAGCCATACTCACCTACCTTGTTTTGAGGGGCGTCCAAACCCTCTGCTTCACCGTATCCCGGAAGATGGCTGAACTTGTAACCCGCTGGACCCGGCAGCAGCTTGACAGGGAGAACCGTAAACTCGTTGACAGGGTGACATCCTACAGGGCCGGTTACCTTGCAGAGCAGAGGAGGAGGATAGAGGCCGATCTCAAGGAGGGGAGGCTCCTGGGTGTCACTGCAACCAATGCCCTGGAGCTCGGCATAGACATCGGTTCACTGGACGCTGTCATAATATCAGGGTACCCGGGGACCATGATATCAACATGGCAGCAGGCCGGCAGGGCGGGGAGGAACCTTAAGGACTCCATGGTGGTCCTGGTGGCCTTTGAGAACCCCCTGGACCAGTACATAATGAAGAACCCCTCATTCATATTTGAGAGGGCCCATGAGAATGCCATAATAGACCTCCAGAACAGGCTGATACTGAGGAACCAGACTGCATGCGCGGCATCCGAGCTGCCCCTAACACTGGACGACTTCCTGGAATACGACTTCAGTGTGGGTGTTGCAGGGGAGATGCTGGCTGATGGGGAGCTTGAACTCTCATCAGACGGCCTCACCTGCAGCGGCGACCCCCAGTTCAGGCACGGCCTGGTTGACGTCTCCCAGGACACCTTCACGGTCATCTGTGAGGGCCGAGTCCTTGAGACCATGAGCCGCTCCCAGGCATACAGGGAGGCCCATGAGGGGGCTGTGCTGATGAACCACGGTAACACCTACACTGTAAGGGACTTCGACCTTGAGGCCAGGAGGATAACGGTTGAGAGGAGGGACGTGGAGTACCATACCAGCGTACTCAGGGACAGCGAGCTCAGGGTTATGGGGAAACTCAGGAGGAGGAGGCTGGGTGACCTTGAGGTTAACTTCGGTGAGGTGGAGGTGACCGAGCACTACACTGGCTACAGGGTGATGGTCTACAGCAGGGTCCTTGGTAGAGGGGAACTTGACCTCCCACCCCTCAGGTTCAGGACCAGGGCCCTCTGGTTCACCATCCCTGAATCCCTGAAGGATGAGGTTGAGGATAGGTACGGGGATGATGCCTTCGATGGGGGCATCCATGGCGCTGAACACGCCCTGATATCCCTCTTCCCCCTCCACGTCCTCTGCGACAGGAGCGACATCGGGGGGATATCGACGCCCATGCACCCTGACACACAGGAGGCCACAATATTCATATATGATGGATTTGAGGGTGGAATCGGACTTGCTGAGAAGGGTGTTGAGGTCTTCGGGGACCTCCTGGCGTCGACCCTTGAACTTGTATCATCCTGTAGCTGCACCGACGGCTGCCCATCCTGCATCTATTCACCCCGCTGCGGAAACGAGAACTCACCCCTGCACAGGGACGCCACGGTGATGATACTGGAGCGCCTCATGGAGCTGACATCAGGTGAGGTGAGGGAGGCCAGGGAGGTTGATGGGGACGTCCTGGCCGAGGTTGAGGAGCTCTGCAGTGAGGGCAAGCTCCTGGATGCCAAGCTCAGGCTGCATGAGATCCTTGAGAGGGACCCCGGGAATCCAGGGGCGTGCTACCTTATGGGGGCAATCCTCAGGAGGCAGGGCGAGGTTGAGATGGCGGCATACTTCCATGAGAGGGCCGTGAACGGCTCATAG
- a CDS encoding DUF3320 domain-containing protein yields the protein MDQSAREIIEREFENLREKLLDLTMRNQLLNFRPRSRTVEVVNHDPEYIYSYLVLNGKKMKLAPRIEEETLDDDDEPHSIDEPGETLTGEGEITPPEVTPMEVEDENILQTALTEAELQRRLFYINQRARTMIQEQGYNILYLALGFLEWRTEGEPDIRRAPLVLVPVSLERRRAGSSFSLRWDGSEIITNMSLQARLREEGVELPEFRMPPSPGGVSDYLKRVEDAVSSMEGWGVTDEVQLGFFSFTKFLMYMDLDPSSYPNWDEIVDRPLLRALFSIDVDDDAEEVDIDSIPYRDLYHVVDADSSQIAVIEDVKAGKNLVVEGPPGTGKSQTIVNLIAELMASGKTVLFVSEKMAALEVVKSRLDSIGLGRFCLELHSHKARKKDVLNELEATLMEAEAERPDAGREFKRIEKLRDELNEYRRALHEPLYSIQLSPFQLFGMKERAEKYFNGDMPFVRIPSPETITPDEWDEALVELRNLAKLAELLPPLPENPWSGTDPGMMLPSDVRELEMLLESVMKTTDRLTGAIREFQERYGFMKVRTGSDLERLGEVVSVVAESRPFDLGVLESDIWDRYRADAFTLLDKLEVYSRKREILDRFHESVHGVNLEALLREYLKESSSRIKFLSGRYRKVRNEIEALYVGRAPENDYEVVEDLESLMDVMSLREELERYREVAERFFGPMWNPENPALEDLRATAEWIVRFRDLHSEGLISERTLECISRGLDGEELLASFEGIMEIYSELEDKLKRLQESINTHPHVLFNSPPGEVPFRAWRSRFKAWREALNLLPLWSQYLEKKRLCMKTRGAAFIPIIESGIIGMEDIRPAMEGNLADALLERAFREIPALYTFIGDLHEARIREFRELDSRIIELNRKRLIHQLNSNMPTVFGGAAPNSEESILSGEFTRKRGHMPLRKLLKLAGGVIKRIKPCFMMSPLSIAQYLDPRSSELQFDVVIFDEASQVKPEDALGAFLRARTAVVMGDTNQLPPTSFFDQMISSEEDSEDVATAADIESILHLCKRSFPVRMLRWHYRSRHESLIAVSNQEFYDNRLLVYPSPAREDDELGLHLVYLPDTVYERGRTSSNPLEAAAVVDAIEEHFMRYGSSRSLGVGTFSVAQMNAILEALEARLRENPDLERIINQETDEPFFIKNLETIQGDERDVIFISVGYGFDENGRMSLNFGPLNQEGGERRLNVLITRAREKCVVFTNFRASDLRTGPGTPFGVRALKRFLRYAETGVLDSDSTDTSQGLFEDSVYEFLVDEGFEVDRGVGCAGFRVDFAVKDPDDSGRYIAGILTDGEMYSRAEVARDRDRLREEILRNLGWNIIHLWSSDWYRNREETQRKVSDRLEEIVEDARAARESPEVAETGQDVAESGDVESVACDPGDVESVADQKVHSEPRRDGVAEYVEYETDKLREPDDLYRSPTPVISSIVSEIVSMEGPIHVEEVIRRIRESCGLRRAGRRVRSIINSAIEMAENNGNVKRNGDFLLLTDSMPVTVRRRSGRIDISLISPMEIEEAVRIALRSTSDMDEVVTRVSRMFGFKNTSRKTASGIRRVIEDMSRRGEIVVDDEGVRAL from the coding sequence ATGGACCAATCTGCAAGGGAAATCATCGAAAGGGAATTTGAGAATCTGAGGGAGAAACTCCTTGACCTCACAATGCGGAACCAGCTCCTGAACTTCAGGCCAAGATCCAGGACGGTTGAGGTGGTGAACCATGACCCTGAGTACATATACAGCTACCTGGTCCTCAACGGGAAGAAGATGAAGCTCGCACCCCGCATTGAGGAGGAAACCCTTGACGATGATGATGAACCCCACAGTATAGATGAACCCGGCGAGACCCTGACAGGTGAAGGTGAGATCACCCCTCCTGAAGTAACCCCCATGGAGGTGGAGGATGAGAACATACTCCAGACGGCCCTGACAGAGGCCGAACTTCAGAGGAGGCTCTTCTACATCAACCAGAGGGCCAGGACCATGATACAGGAGCAGGGCTACAACATACTATACCTTGCCCTCGGCTTCCTTGAGTGGAGGACCGAGGGGGAGCCTGACATAAGGAGGGCCCCCCTGGTCCTGGTGCCGGTCTCCCTTGAGAGGAGGAGGGCCGGCTCATCCTTCTCCCTTCGCTGGGATGGCAGTGAGATCATAACCAACATGTCCCTCCAGGCAAGGCTCAGGGAGGAGGGTGTTGAGCTGCCAGAGTTCAGGATGCCCCCATCACCTGGGGGTGTCTCAGATTACCTTAAACGCGTCGAGGATGCCGTCTCATCAATGGAGGGCTGGGGTGTTACAGATGAGGTCCAGCTCGGATTCTTCTCCTTCACCAAGTTCCTCATGTACATGGACCTTGACCCATCATCCTATCCCAACTGGGATGAGATAGTGGACAGGCCCCTCCTGAGGGCCCTCTTCTCCATTGATGTGGATGATGACGCTGAGGAGGTGGACATAGACAGCATACCCTACAGGGACCTCTACCATGTGGTGGATGCTGACTCATCCCAGATAGCAGTCATAGAGGATGTTAAGGCTGGTAAGAACCTGGTGGTTGAGGGCCCACCCGGTACAGGGAAATCCCAGACCATAGTGAACCTCATAGCGGAGCTCATGGCCTCGGGCAAGACAGTCCTCTTTGTGAGTGAGAAGATGGCGGCCCTTGAGGTTGTGAAGAGCAGACTGGACTCCATAGGACTGGGAAGGTTCTGCCTTGAACTCCACTCCCACAAGGCCCGGAAGAAGGACGTCCTCAATGAACTGGAGGCCACCCTCATGGAGGCTGAGGCAGAGAGACCCGACGCCGGGAGGGAGTTCAAAAGGATAGAGAAACTCCGTGATGAACTCAACGAGTACCGCCGGGCCCTCCATGAGCCACTCTACAGCATACAGCTCTCCCCATTCCAGTTATTCGGGATGAAGGAGCGTGCAGAGAAGTACTTCAATGGAGACATGCCCTTCGTCAGGATACCATCCCCTGAGACCATAACACCAGATGAATGGGATGAGGCCCTCGTTGAACTCAGGAACCTTGCCAAACTGGCTGAACTCCTTCCCCCACTCCCGGAGAACCCCTGGTCCGGCACTGACCCCGGTATGATGCTGCCCTCAGATGTCAGGGAACTTGAGATGCTCCTTGAATCTGTGATGAAGACCACTGACAGGTTAACAGGCGCCATCAGGGAATTCCAGGAACGCTACGGGTTCATGAAGGTCAGAACTGGCAGTGACCTTGAGAGGCTCGGGGAGGTTGTCTCTGTGGTTGCAGAGTCAAGGCCCTTCGACCTGGGGGTCCTTGAATCAGATATCTGGGACCGCTACAGGGCAGACGCCTTCACACTCCTCGATAAACTTGAGGTCTACAGCAGGAAGCGCGAGATACTGGACAGATTCCATGAATCCGTCCATGGAGTGAACCTGGAGGCCCTGCTCAGGGAGTACCTTAAGGAGTCCTCCAGCCGCATAAAGTTCCTGAGCGGAAGGTACAGGAAGGTGAGGAATGAGATAGAGGCCCTCTACGTTGGAAGGGCCCCTGAGAATGACTACGAGGTCGTTGAGGACCTCGAAAGCCTCATGGACGTCATGAGCCTCAGGGAGGAACTTGAGAGGTACAGGGAAGTGGCTGAGAGGTTCTTCGGCCCCATGTGGAACCCTGAGAATCCAGCCCTCGAGGACCTCAGGGCCACCGCAGAGTGGATAGTGAGGTTCAGGGACCTCCACAGTGAGGGCCTCATATCTGAGAGGACCCTTGAGTGCATCTCCAGGGGCCTTGATGGTGAGGAACTCCTGGCCAGCTTCGAGGGCATCATGGAAATCTACAGTGAACTTGAGGATAAACTCAAAAGGCTCCAGGAGAGTATAAACACCCACCCACATGTCCTCTTCAACTCCCCACCAGGGGAGGTCCCCTTCCGTGCATGGAGGTCAAGGTTTAAGGCCTGGAGGGAGGCCCTCAACCTCCTCCCCCTATGGTCACAGTACCTTGAGAAGAAGAGGCTCTGCATGAAGACCCGGGGGGCTGCATTCATACCCATAATAGAGTCCGGTATAATCGGTATGGAGGATATAAGGCCCGCAATGGAGGGCAACCTTGCAGATGCACTCCTTGAGAGGGCCTTCAGGGAGATACCCGCACTGTACACATTCATAGGTGACCTCCACGAGGCCAGGATAAGGGAGTTCAGGGAGCTGGACTCCAGGATAATCGAACTCAACAGGAAGAGACTCATACACCAGCTCAACAGTAACATGCCCACAGTCTTCGGGGGTGCGGCCCCAAACTCTGAGGAGAGTATCCTCAGTGGTGAGTTCACACGTAAAAGGGGTCACATGCCCCTCAGGAAGCTCCTGAAACTTGCAGGTGGCGTTATAAAGAGGATAAAGCCATGCTTCATGATGAGCCCCCTCTCGATAGCCCAGTACCTTGACCCCCGGAGCAGCGAGCTCCAGTTCGATGTTGTGATCTTTGATGAGGCATCACAGGTTAAACCCGAGGACGCCCTGGGGGCATTCCTGAGGGCCAGGACGGCGGTGGTTATGGGTGACACCAACCAGCTCCCACCCACCAGCTTCTTTGACCAGATGATATCCTCTGAGGAGGACTCAGAGGACGTGGCGACCGCCGCTGACATTGAGAGCATACTCCACCTCTGCAAGAGGAGCTTCCCTGTGAGGATGCTGAGGTGGCACTACAGGAGCCGCCATGAATCACTGATAGCTGTCTCCAACCAGGAGTTCTATGACAACAGGCTCCTGGTCTACCCCTCCCCTGCAAGGGAGGACGATGAGCTTGGACTGCACCTTGTTTACCTCCCTGACACGGTCTATGAGCGTGGAAGGACATCCTCAAACCCCCTTGAGGCTGCGGCGGTGGTTGACGCCATAGAGGAGCACTTCATGAGGTACGGTTCCTCGAGGAGTCTCGGTGTCGGCACCTTCTCGGTGGCCCAGATGAACGCCATACTGGAGGCCCTTGAGGCCAGGCTCAGGGAGAACCCTGACCTTGAACGGATCATAAACCAGGAGACCGATGAACCATTCTTCATAAAGAACCTGGAGACCATCCAGGGGGATGAGAGGGACGTTATATTCATAAGTGTGGGCTACGGATTCGATGAGAACGGCCGCATGTCCCTCAACTTCGGGCCCCTCAACCAGGAGGGGGGTGAGAGGAGGCTCAATGTCCTCATCACGAGGGCCCGTGAGAAGTGTGTTGTATTCACAAACTTCAGGGCATCTGACCTCAGAACAGGGCCAGGGACCCCCTTCGGTGTCAGGGCCCTGAAGAGGTTCCTGAGGTACGCGGAGACTGGTGTGCTGGATTCAGACTCCACTGACACCTCACAGGGACTCTTTGAGGATTCGGTATATGAATTCCTGGTTGATGAGGGATTCGAGGTTGACAGGGGAGTTGGATGCGCAGGGTTCCGTGTTGACTTCGCGGTGAAGGATCCTGATGACTCTGGCAGGTACATTGCAGGGATACTCACAGATGGTGAGATGTACAGCAGAGCTGAGGTTGCAAGGGACCGCGACAGGCTCCGGGAGGAGATCCTGAGGAACCTGGGCTGGAACATCATACACCTCTGGTCATCTGACTGGTACAGGAACCGTGAGGAGACACAGAGGAAGGTTTCTGATAGGCTGGAGGAGATTGTTGAGGATGCCAGGGCTGCCAGGGAGTCACCTGAGGTTGCTGAGACTGGACAGGATGTCGCTGAATCCGGGGATGTGGAGTCTGTGGCCTGTGACCCTGGGGATGTGGAGTCTGTGGCTGACCAGAAAGTCCACTCTGAACCCCGGAGGGATGGAGTTGCAGAGTACGTCGAGTATGAAACAGATAAGCTCAGGGAACCTGATGACCTCTACCGGAGCCCCACACCAGTCATATCTTCCATTGTTAGTGAGATAGTCTCCATGGAGGGCCCAATCCATGTGGAGGAGGTCATAAGGCGCATAAGGGAGTCATGCGGGTTGAGGAGGGCCGGCCGGAGGGTCAGGAGCATAATCAACTCGGCGATTGAGATGGCTGAGAACAATGGGAACGTCAAGAGAAACGGTGACTTCCTCCTCCTTACAGACTCCATGCCTGTCACGGTCCGGAGGAGAAGCGGGAGGATCGACATCTCCCTGATATCCCCCATGGAGATCGAGGAGGCCGTCAGGATAGCCCTCAGGTCAACCTCTGATATGGATGAGGTTGTAACACGCGTATCAAGGATGTTCGGCTTTAAGAATACGAGCAGGAAGACGGCCTCCGGTATAAGGAGGGTCATTGAGGACATGTCAAGGAGGGGCGAAATTGTGGTTGATGATGAAGGTGTCAGGGCCCTCTGA
- a CDS encoding ribonuclease H-like domain-containing protein: MLEKLKWDLVIEYDGESLEETFDASRVTAAGSEALEISHERRLRLRRPDVRPHILSDLKLVRGVGPMTERLLKSEGYHTIMDLMEHEVHGVEAARILDFIESLDFQGIRGYLNCSSSDPRLVGAIGLACEESFTFLDIETLGLGGEPVILAGMAWIEDGRIKVMQRLAPAPEMEGAVLEIYHHIPPESIIVTFNGASFDIPYIRRRSAIHGLENRLQNCHVDLYHISRRLWGHRLPNCKLSTVERHILGAERGLDIPGSYVPDYYRTYLSTGSPGPLVPLVEHNREDIINMALLIPHVTSAIC, encoded by the coding sequence TTGCTTGAAAAACTCAAATGGGATCTCGTAATAGAATATGATGGTGAATCACTCGAGGAGACCTTTGATGCGTCCAGGGTGACCGCTGCAGGCTCTGAGGCCCTGGAGATATCCCATGAGAGGAGGTTGAGGTTGAGGCGGCCTGATGTTAGACCCCACATCCTCTCTGACCTGAAACTTGTGAGGGGCGTTGGCCCCATGACCGAGAGGCTCCTTAAATCTGAGGGCTATCATACCATCATGGATCTAATGGAACATGAGGTCCACGGGGTGGAGGCGGCACGAATCCTCGACTTCATTGAATCATTGGACTTCCAGGGGATCAGGGGCTACCTGAACTGTTCATCCTCTGATCCCAGACTGGTGGGGGCAATTGGCCTTGCCTGTGAGGAGAGCTTCACCTTCCTGGACATTGAGACCCTGGGCCTTGGAGGGGAGCCGGTCATACTGGCCGGGATGGCGTGGATCGAGGATGGCAGGATTAAGGTGATGCAGCGCCTGGCACCGGCACCTGAGATGGAGGGGGCCGTCCTGGAGATCTACCACCACATACCACCAGAATCCATAATTGTAACCTTCAACGGGGCCAGCTTCGACATCCCCTACATCAGGCGGAGGTCAGCCATCCACGGCCTTGAGAACAGACTCCAGAACTGCCACGTGGACCTCTACCATATTTCAAGGCGCCTCTGGGGGCACAGGCTCCCTAACTGTAAACTGTCCACGGTGGAGAGGCATATCCTGGGCGCTGAGAGGGGCCTTGACATCCCGGGCTCATATGTACCGGACTACTACCGCACCTACCTCTCAACCGGCAGCCCCGGACCACTGGTCCCCCTCGTTGAGCACAACCGTGAGGACATAATAAACATGGCACTCCTCATCCCCCATGTGACCTCTGCCATCTGCTGA
- a CDS encoding thermonuclease family protein, translating to MKRYIVIVMLALMVAGCVSEDGNYTSEGLQDSNPDSSVNDAGDSQGEVNGTAEKESSYEASGYCYHVVDGDTIDVEGVGRIRLVGVNTPERGEPGYREATDFVKSMCLGRTVQLDIDDAKRNDKYGRVLAVVYVDGVNLNRELLRRGYAEVMYIPPSEFNPYGWTS from the coding sequence ATGAAGAGGTATATTGTAATTGTGATGCTTGCCCTGATGGTTGCGGGCTGCGTCTCAGAGGATGGTAACTACACCAGCGAGGGTTTACAGGACAGTAATCCTGATAGTTCTGTTAATGATGCCGGCGATTCCCAGGGTGAGGTTAACGGTACCGCTGAGAAGGAATCCAGCTATGAGGCATCAGGCTACTGCTACCACGTGGTTGACGGTGACACCATAGATGTTGAGGGTGTTGGGAGGATCCGGCTTGTGGGGGTTAACACCCCTGAGCGTGGGGAACCAGGCTACAGGGAGGCCACGGATTTCGTGAAGTCCATGTGCCTTGGAAGAACCGTCCAGCTGGACATCGATGATGCTAAGAGAAATGATAAGTATGGGAGGGTGCTTGCAGTTGTCTATGTCGACGGGGTGAACCTCAACAGGGAGCTCCTCAGGCGTGGTTATGCGGAGGTCATGTACATACCACCCTCTGAGTTTAATCCCTACGGGTGGACTAGTTAA
- a CDS encoding DJ-1/PfpI family protein translates to MRRYVAVAIIVAVLVLAAALFSWNGTPVEGHVALVVFEDYNQHEFETLRSTATDVTVVGAGNLTSGYDVRIEDVKPSDILGYDAVIFIGGSGLYRRVESGRMDRDLEMAAGLAESASRSGRIIGAICAAPAIPAMAGILRGQNATIYPGLEGVLSENGARYVKADVVVSGRIVTAPTPESAGKLRDTIREMIRKGYS, encoded by the coding sequence TTGAGGAGATATGTGGCTGTGGCCATCATCGTTGCCGTCCTGGTCCTGGCAGCGGCCCTGTTTTCATGGAACGGGACCCCTGTGGAGGGCCATGTGGCCCTCGTGGTCTTCGAGGACTACAATCAGCATGAATTTGAAACCCTACGCTCCACGGCCACCGATGTCACCGTGGTGGGTGCGGGTAACCTGACATCTGGCTACGATGTCCGCATTGAGGATGTGAAGCCATCCGATATCCTGGGCTACGATGCAGTCATATTCATAGGTGGAAGCGGCCTCTACAGGAGGGTGGAGTCTGGGCGGATGGACAGGGACCTTGAGATGGCAGCCGGGCTCGCAGAATCAGCCAGCAGGAGTGGTAGGATCATAGGCGCCATATGCGCTGCGCCGGCCATACCAGCCATGGCCGGAATCCTGAGGGGCCAGAATGCGACCATATACCCTGGACTTGAGGGTGTGCTCTCAGAGAACGGAGCCAGATACGTGAAGGCCGACGTCGTGGTTTCAGGGAGGATTGTAACGGCACCCACCCCTGAATCCGCCGGAAAACTTAGGGATACCATCAGGGAGATGATCAGGAAGGGATATTCATGA